The genomic stretch CAGCCTGGTGTGGGCGGCGCCGGCGCCGGTGCCGGACGCGCTGCTGGACCTCTGCCGAGCCGATCGGACCGGGCTGGAGGGGGAGATGGCCTGCGGCCGGCTCGATCAGGGGCTGGTGGCTCGTTACCGGGGCGGCTCCACCCAGGCGGCCCGCTGGTGGTTCACCCGCATCTGGGCCCGGATCCGCGCCGAGCGTGGCCTGGCGCCGCCGGTTCTCCCGAGGGTGTGGCCGTTCCAGGAGGATCCCTGGCTGGAACCCTCGGACAGGATCCCCAGTCTTCGCGAGGCCCACACGGCGGACTCCAGCTGATCTCAGGGCTCATCGGGGCCGGCAGGACGGCTGGGGCCAGCGCCGCATCACCACAAGTCCCAGCACCACGAGGACAGCCGGGATCAGGCCGATGCAGAGGCGGATCATCACCAGGGCCGGACGGGGCTGGCCACCGACCAGCCCAGCCACGTAGCCGCTCCAGCTGAGCAGGTTTCCCAGCAGGAAGACCGACACGGCGCTGCCCAGCTTCTGGGTCATCACCATCCAGGCGGTGAACAGTCCGGCCGGCCGCTCCGGATCGGCGTCGATCGCGTCGGGCAGCAACGACCAGGGCAGCAGGTAGGCGGTGGCGGCCCCCAGGCCCAGCAGAATCACCACCCCCACCAGCAGTGAGAACTTGAGGCCGTTGCCCCCGGGGGCCAGCGGGGCCGCGGCGGCATCCAGCGGCACCAGCACCATGGCCAGGCCGCCCATCGCGATCCAGAGGCCACAGCCCCAGCGCAGGGCGACCAGCCGTCCCTGCCGGGCCGCCAGCCGGCTCCACAGCTCCAGGCCGGCCATGGCGCTGAGCTGGAAGGGGATCAGCATCCAGGTGCTCCAGGCCTGGGGCAGATGCATCACCTCGGTGAGATAGAGCAACGACACGGGCTGCATCAGTTGCAGCGCTCCCCAGAGCAGGAGGTACAACCCCACCACCCGCAGGAAGCGGCCATTGCGCCGGATCCGCCCCAGCTGGGCGGTGATGGGCTCGGGCGACCCCGAGGGCCGGCGGCACACCCGTGCGGCCGGCGCCAACCCCCAGGCGGACAGCAGGGTGCCGACGACCACCACCGCTCCGGCGGCCACTCCCATCGCCAGGTAGCCCGGGGCGCCATAGCCCACCAGCAGGGCCCCGAGCATCAAGCCCAGCAGGCTGCTGAGAATCGAGCCGGTGAAGCGGGCCGCGTTGAGGCGGGTGCGCAGCCGGGTGTCCTCGCTGAGCTCGGTGGCCAGGGCGCAGAAGGGCAGGTTCACGCCCGTGTAGGCAGCCATGAACACCACGGAGATCAGCACGAACCAGCCGAAGCGCAGCAGTTCACCGCCAGGGGGGAACCACCACATCAGCGCCATGCTCAGCCCGAGGGGCACCGCACTCCAGACCATCCAGGGGAGGCGGGGGCCGAAGCGGCTGCGGGTGCGGTCGCTGAGCCAGCCCAGCAGCTGATCGTTGATGGCGTCCCAGAGCCGCCCCACCATCAGCACCAGGCCCGCCAGCCAGGGGGGCAGCCCGGCGATCTGGGTGTAGAAGACGAACAGATAGAAGCCGATCAGGGCCGCCGCCAGCCCGGTGCCGGCGTCACCGAGGCCGTAGGCGAGCACCGTCCGGCGACGCAGGGTCACCGGCAGCTCCATCAGATCGATCGGCTCGGCCATGGCGGTGGGGCTGCGGACACTCCGGGCATGCTGCTCTCCAGGCCCTGAGCCGGCGGTGAAAGTTCCTGCTGAACCTGGCGGCCTGCCGGACCACTGCCAGA from Synechococcus sp. CBW1107 encodes the following:
- a CDS encoding MFS transporter, whose translation is MAEPIDLMELPVTLRRRTVLAYGLGDAGTGLAAALIGFYLFVFYTQIAGLPPWLAGLVLMVGRLWDAINDQLLGWLSDRTRSRFGPRLPWMVWSAVPLGLSMALMWWFPPGGELLRFGWFVLISVVFMAAYTGVNLPFCALATELSEDTRLRTRLNAARFTGSILSSLLGLMLGALLVGYGAPGYLAMGVAAGAVVVVGTLLSAWGLAPAARVCRRPSGSPEPITAQLGRIRRNGRFLRVVGLYLLLWGALQLMQPVSLLYLTEVMHLPQAWSTWMLIPFQLSAMAGLELWSRLAARQGRLVALRWGCGLWIAMGGLAMVLVPLDAAAAPLAPGGNGLKFSLLVGVVILLGLGAATAYLLPWSLLPDAIDADPERPAGLFTAWMVMTQKLGSAVSVFLLGNLLSWSGYVAGLVGGQPRPALVMIRLCIGLIPAVLVVLGLVVMRRWPQPSCRPR